From a region of the Natranaerovirga pectinivora genome:
- the rny gene encoding ribonuclease Y, with protein MAFALGVAYRRKIAEAQIGSAEKRSREIIDDALKNAESKKREVLLETKEETLKVKNDLDKEVKERRNELQRLERRLLQKEEALDRKTELLEKKEGQFASKEEEIDNLRLEVDTMISKQMEELERISGLTSEQAKEYLLEIVENEVKHETAILVKELENKAKEEANKKAKDILAIAIQKCAADHVAETTVSVVQLPSDEMKGRIIGREGRNIRTLETLTGIDLIIDDTPEAVILSGFDPIRREVARIALEKLIVDGRIHPARIEEMVEKAQKEVETMIREEGEMATFDVGVHGIHPELVRLLGKMKFRTSYGQNALKHSIEVAHLCGLIAAEIGVDIRLAKRAGLLHDIGKSVDHEMEGSHIQIGSDLCRKYKESKVVINALEAHHGDVEPESIIAVIVQAADTISAARPGARRETLETYIKRLQKLEEIAENFKGVEKSFAIQAGREIRIMVIPDQVNDEEMVLVGRDIAKQIEAELEYPGQIKINVIREVRAIEYAK; from the coding sequence ATTGCTTTTGCGCTTGGAGTAGCATATAGAAGAAAGATTGCTGAAGCTCAAATTGGATCGGCTGAAAAAAGATCAAGAGAAATCATTGATGATGCATTAAAAAATGCAGAATCTAAGAAAAGAGAAGTTCTTCTTGAAACAAAAGAAGAAACTCTAAAAGTAAAAAATGATCTTGATAAAGAAGTCAAAGAAAGAAGAAATGAACTACAACGACTTGAAAGAAGACTTCTTCAAAAAGAAGAGGCTTTAGATAGAAAAACAGAGTTGTTAGAGAAAAAAGAAGGTCAATTTGCTAGTAAAGAAGAAGAAATTGATAATCTTAGATTAGAAGTAGATACAATGATATCAAAACAAATGGAAGAATTAGAGAGAATATCTGGGCTCACCTCCGAACAGGCAAAAGAATACCTTTTAGAAATCGTTGAAAATGAAGTGAAACATGAAACTGCCATTCTAGTAAAAGAATTAGAGAACAAAGCAAAAGAAGAAGCAAATAAAAAAGCTAAGGACATACTTGCAATTGCTATTCAAAAATGTGCAGCTGATCATGTAGCTGAGACTACAGTATCTGTTGTACAATTACCAAGTGATGAGATGAAAGGTCGAATCATTGGTAGAGAAGGTAGAAATATTAGAACTTTAGAAACTTTAACAGGAATTGATCTAATAATTGATGATACGCCTGAAGCAGTAATTTTATCAGGATTTGATCCAATAAGAAGAGAAGTTGCAAGAATTGCACTTGAAAAGCTTATTGTAGATGGTCGTATACATCCTGCAAGAATTGAAGAAATGGTAGAAAAAGCTCAAAAAGAAGTTGAAACAATGATTCGTGAAGAAGGTGAAATGGCTACATTTGATGTAGGCGTTCACGGCATACATCCGGAACTTGTTCGTTTGCTAGGAAAAATGAAGTTTAGAACAAGTTATGGCCAAAATGCACTTAAACATTCAATAGAAGTTGCACATTTATGTGGTTTAATTGCTGCAGAAATAGGTGTTGATATAAGACTGGCTAAAAGAGCTGGATTATTACATGACATTGGTAAATCTGTTGATCACGAAATGGAAGGCTCTCATATTCAAATCGGTTCAGATTTATGTAGAAAATATAAAGAGTCTAAAGTGGTTATTAATGCTTTAGAAGCCCATCATGGAGATGTTGAACCAGAGAGTATTATAGCTGTTATTGTTCAAGCGGCAGATACTATATCAGCTGCTAGACCAGGGGCTAGAAGAGAAACGTTAGAAACTTATATAAAACGATTACAAAAACTAGAAGAAATAGCAGAAAACTTTAAAGGTGTTGAAAAATCTTTTGCAATACAAGCGGGTAGAGAAATTCGTATAATGGTGATTCCAGACCAAGTGAATGATGAAGAAATGGTTTTAGTGGGTAGAGATATAGCTAAACAAATTGAAGCAGAATTAGAATACCCAGGACAAATTAAAATTAATGTTATTAGAGAAGTAAGAGCAATTGAATATGCAAAATAA
- a CDS encoding regulatory protein RecX: MEVTELIVDPKKDRISVYFNDEYFFWLTNKEIKKLDIKEEQELSLERINSIIDNIVYKKAKSKALNYIKYCDRTEQDVCLKLKKEGFIDLVIQKVIFFCKDYHIIDDYRYATNYLNAKKEKKSLYQIKYELKNKGVSDSIISDVLKDIEVNEEEIIKTLIHKKTKNHTSNKESIQKLYYYLVRKGFNPSLVMKIIKENEQNK, translated from the coding sequence ATGGAAGTAACTGAATTGATAGTTGACCCAAAAAAAGATAGAATATCAGTTTATTTTAATGATGAATACTTTTTTTGGTTAACAAACAAAGAAATCAAAAAATTAGACATAAAAGAAGAACAAGAGTTATCTCTAGAGAGAATTAATAGCATCATAGACAATATAGTCTATAAAAAGGCAAAATCAAAAGCATTAAACTACATAAAATACTGTGATAGAACAGAACAGGATGTTTGTTTGAAATTAAAAAAAGAAGGGTTTATTGATTTGGTTATACAAAAAGTTATATTTTTTTGTAAAGACTACCACATTATTGATGATTATAGATATGCAACAAACTATCTTAATGCAAAAAAAGAAAAAAAGAGTCTATACCAAATTAAATATGAATTAAAGAATAAAGGTGTTTCTGATAGTATAATTTCTGATGTTTTAAAAGACATAGAAGTGAATGAAGAAGAGATAATAAAGACGTTGATTCATAAAAAAACAAAAAACCATACTAGTAATAAAGAATCTATTCAAAAACTATATTATTATTTAGTGAGAAAAGGGTTTAACCCTTCTTTGGTTATGAAGATCATTAAAGAAAATGAACAAAATAAATAA
- the recA gene encoding recombinase RecA, translating to MNDDKQKALDAALSQIEKQFGKGSVMKLGQSREHMNIETIPTGSLSLDIALGAGGVPKGRIVEVYGPESSGKTTVALHMVAEVQKRGGIAGFVDAEHALDPEYASKIGVDVENLYISQPDNGEQALEITETMVRSGAIDIVIVDSVAALVPRAEIEGEMGDSHVGLQARLMSQALRKLTGVINKSKCIVIFINQLREKVGIMFGSPETTTGGRALKFYSSIRLDVRRIETLKQSSEMIGNRTRVKVVKNKIAPPFKEAEFDIMFGKGISKEGDILDLASNINIINKSGAWYSFNDIRLGQGRENAKAYLIENPETLIEVERLVREYYKLPAKKEEEVATSPKKEKKQSNE from the coding sequence ATGAATGATGATAAGCAAAAAGCCTTAGACGCTGCTTTGTCCCAGATAGAAAAGCAGTTTGGTAAAGGTTCAGTTATGAAATTAGGACAATCTAGAGAGCATATGAATATTGAAACAATTCCTACAGGTTCCTTAAGTTTAGATATCGCTTTAGGAGCAGGGGGGGTACCAAAAGGTAGAATAGTAGAAGTATACGGTCCTGAATCGAGTGGTAAGACAACAGTAGCATTACATATGGTAGCTGAAGTTCAAAAAAGAGGTGGTATAGCAGGATTTGTTGATGCAGAACATGCTTTAGATCCTGAGTATGCTAGTAAAATAGGTGTAGACGTTGAAAATTTATATATATCCCAACCTGATAATGGGGAACAAGCATTAGAAATAACTGAAACAATGGTGCGTTCTGGCGCTATTGATATTGTAATCGTTGACTCTGTAGCAGCTTTAGTTCCTAGAGCGGAAATAGAAGGGGAGATGGGAGATAGTCATGTAGGTTTGCAAGCAAGACTTATGTCTCAGGCTCTTAGAAAGCTAACAGGAGTTATTAATAAATCGAAATGTATTGTAATTTTCATTAATCAGTTAAGAGAAAAAGTAGGCATAATGTTTGGTAGCCCTGAAACAACAACAGGTGGACGTGCATTGAAGTTTTACTCTTCTATTAGGTTGGATGTAAGAAGAATCGAAACTCTTAAACAAAGTAGTGAGATGATTGGAAATAGAACGAGAGTAAAAGTTGTTAAAAACAAAATAGCACCGCCTTTTAAAGAAGCAGAATTTGATATTATGTTTGGAAAGGGAATTTCTAAAGAAGGAGATATACTTGATCTGGCTTCCAATATTAATATCATAAACAAAAGTGGGGCATGGTACTCTTTTAATGATATTAGATTAGGTCAAGGTAGAGAAAATGCTAAAGCATATTTAATTGAGAATCCTGAAACATTAATCGAAGTTGAACGATTAGTAAGAGAATATTATAAACTTCCAGCTAAAAAAGAAGAAGAAGTGGCTACTAGTCCGAAAAAAGAAAAAAAACAATCTAATGAATAA
- a CDS encoding competence/damage-inducible protein A has product MIAEIISVGTELLLGNILNSNAKYLSEECSELGLSVFFQTVVGDNEKRLEETIKRALQGSDIVFLTGGLGPTQDDLTKEVVAKVVDKPLVKDEYTEKKLIDFFNKRKVKMASNNLKQALIPEGSLVLENNNGTAPGLIVNEDNKILVLLPGPPKEMVPLFEEQVKPYIRKISSETIASKTLRVVGIGESTVEELLTELINGQSNPTIAPYAKDGEVHLRLTAKALSEKEAYELIEPTEKAVYDILGDSIYTNEDKTLEEVVLDLLLEKEYTLSIVESCTGGLLSGRIINCSGISTVYKEGQITYSNEAKVNLGVKEETINQYGAVSGHTAKEMVEAMAKVSGSEVSLSVTGIAGPTGGTEDKPVGLVYIGCYINGKTTVKEYNFVGSRERIRNNSVIAAINLLRLELLNN; this is encoded by the coding sequence ATGATTGCAGAAATAATTTCAGTGGGAACAGAATTGTTACTGGGAAATATATTGAATAGCAATGCTAAGTACTTGTCAGAAGAATGTTCTGAGTTAGGTCTTTCGGTGTTTTTTCAAACGGTGGTAGGGGACAATGAAAAAAGGTTAGAAGAGACAATAAAAAGGGCACTACAAGGTTCAGATATAGTGTTTTTAACAGGTGGGCTGGGCCCTACACAGGACGATTTAACAAAAGAGGTTGTGGCTAAAGTAGTTGATAAACCTCTTGTAAAGGATGAATACACTGAAAAAAAGCTTATAGACTTTTTTAATAAAAGAAAAGTAAAAATGGCTAGTAATAACTTAAAACAAGCTTTAATTCCTGAAGGTTCTCTTGTTCTTGAAAACAATAATGGAACAGCACCAGGCCTCATTGTTAACGAAGATAATAAAATATTAGTATTATTACCAGGACCACCTAAAGAAATGGTGCCTTTATTTGAGGAGCAGGTAAAGCCTTATATAAGAAAAATAAGTTCTGAAACCATTGCTTCTAAGACTTTAAGAGTTGTAGGAATTGGAGAAAGTACAGTAGAAGAATTATTAACAGAGTTAATTAATGGTCAAAGTAATCCCACTATTGCACCTTATGCAAAAGATGGGGAAGTTCATTTAAGACTAACAGCAAAAGCTCTATCTGAAAAAGAAGCTTATGAATTAATAGAGCCAACAGAAAAGGCCGTTTATGACATATTAGGGGATTCAATTTATACCAATGAAGACAAAACCCTTGAAGAAGTGGTTTTGGATTTGCTTTTAGAAAAAGAATATACCCTTTCAATTGTAGAGTCTTGTACAGGTGGTTTACTTAGTGGTAGAATCATTAACTGTAGCGGTATTTCTACTGTATATAAGGAAGGTCAAATTACTTATTCAAATGAGGCTAAGGTAAACCTAGGTGTAAAAGAAGAGACAATTAATCAATATGGTGCAGTAAGTGGTCATACTGCAAAAGAAATGGTGGAGGCTATGGCTAAAGTTTCTGGGTCTGAGGTATCATTATCTGTAACAGGTATTGCTGGTCCTACAGGAGGAACGGAAGATAAACCTGTTGGATTAGTGTATATTGGTTGTTATATAAATGGAAAAACAACTGTTAAAGAATACAATTTTGTAGGTAGTAGGGAAAGAATAAGAAATAATAGCGTTATAGCAGCTATAAACTTACTTAGATTAGAGCTGCTTAATAATTAA
- the pgsA gene encoding CDP-diacylglycerol--glycerol-3-phosphate 3-phosphatidyltransferase has product MNIANKLTILRVMLIPIFLVFILTDFTAMNHIYALVIFAVASFTDFLDGYLARSMNLVTNFGKFMDPLADKLLVASALIAFVYLGWLAPWVVILIISREFLISGFRVVAASEGLVIAASKWGKIKTVFQMVMILVLMARFDGEYIFYIENALVYIAVIFTIISAVDYMVKNKHVLTEGSK; this is encoded by the coding sequence GTGAATATAGCGAATAAGCTTACTATTTTAAGGGTTATGTTAATACCAATTTTTCTTGTTTTTATATTAACGGATTTTACTGCAATGAATCATATCTATGCATTGGTTATATTTGCAGTTGCTAGTTTTACTGACTTTTTAGATGGTTACCTTGCCCGTTCTATGAACTTGGTTACCAACTTTGGTAAATTTATGGATCCACTTGCAGATAAGTTGTTGGTAGCATCTGCTTTAATAGCTTTTGTTTATTTAGGATGGTTAGCACCTTGGGTAGTTATTCTTATTATTAGTAGGGAATTTTTAATTAGTGGCTTTAGAGTGGTTGCAGCATCAGAAGGATTGGTTATTGCAGCTAGTAAATGGGGAAAAATTAAAACGGTTTTTCAAATGGTTATGATCTTAGTATTAATGGCTAGATTTGATGGTGAATATATATTCTATATTGAAAATGCTCTAGTTTATATTGCAGTAATCTTTACAATAATATCTGCAGTTGACTATATGGTTAAAAACAAACATGTTTTAACTGAAGGGAGCAAGTAA
- the rimO gene encoding 30S ribosomal protein S12 methylthiotransferase RimO, translating into MKLMFVSLGCDKNLVDSEVMLGLIREKGYELTNNEEEANIIVVNTCCFISDAKEESINTILEMAEHKKTGVCKVLIAAGCLSERYKDEIIKEIPEVDALLGTSSYDEILNAIDEALEGKKFTSYKDVNDNLSSYTDRINTTGGFYSYIKIAEGCDKLCTYCIIPSLRGKYKSRPIEDIVKEATLLVQKGIKEIILVAQDTTVYGIDLYGKYLLPKLLEELSTIEGLRWIRVLYCYPEEISDELLEVMNKNDKICNYLDIPIQHGDSAILKKMGRKTTQEDLRNKINRIRELVPDIALRTTIITGFPGETQEQHQNVVEFVKEMKFDRLGVFTYSKEEDTPAALLPGQITEKIKKQRQNDIMKLQQEISFEKTKEMIGRTIDVLIEGYLPEDKVYIGRSYKDAPNVDGYVFVKADEEIISGEMIKVLITESNEYDLIGEMI; encoded by the coding sequence ATGAAACTTATGTTTGTATCTTTAGGTTGTGATAAGAACCTAGTTGACAGTGAAGTAATGTTAGGATTAATTAGAGAGAAAGGGTATGAATTAACCAATAATGAGGAAGAGGCTAATATAATTGTTGTTAATACCTGTTGTTTTATTAGTGATGCTAAAGAAGAGAGTATTAATACCATTTTAGAGATGGCTGAGCATAAAAAGACAGGTGTTTGTAAGGTTTTAATTGCAGCTGGCTGTTTATCAGAGCGATATAAAGATGAAATTATTAAAGAGATTCCAGAGGTAGATGCTTTACTGGGAACCTCTAGTTATGATGAGATTTTAAATGCTATAGATGAAGCTTTAGAAGGTAAAAAATTTACTTCTTATAAAGATGTAAATGATAATTTGTCTTCTTATACAGATAGAATTAATACAACGGGTGGTTTTTATTCTTATATAAAAATTGCTGAAGGCTGTGATAAACTTTGTACCTATTGTATTATTCCAAGCTTAAGAGGAAAGTATAAAAGTAGACCAATTGAAGACATTGTTAAAGAAGCGACTCTTTTAGTACAAAAAGGGATTAAAGAAATCATACTAGTTGCTCAAGATACAACAGTTTATGGGATAGACTTATATGGTAAATATCTTTTACCTAAGTTGTTAGAAGAACTGTCTACTATTGAAGGGTTACGATGGATAAGGGTTCTTTATTGTTATCCAGAGGAAATTTCAGATGAATTATTAGAAGTAATGAATAAAAATGATAAAATATGTAATTATCTAGATATACCTATTCAACATGGTGACAGTGCCATACTGAAGAAAATGGGAAGAAAAACCACTCAAGAAGATTTACGCAATAAAATCAATAGAATAAGGGAATTGGTACCAGATATTGCTTTAAGAACAACTATTATTACAGGGTTCCCTGGAGAAACTCAGGAGCAACATCAGAATGTAGTAGAATTTGTTAAAGAAATGAAATTTGACAGATTAGGCGTATTCACTTATTCAAAAGAAGAAGATACTCCTGCGGCATTATTACCAGGTCAAATTACAGAAAAAATTAAAAAGCAAAGACAAAATGACATTATGAAACTACAACAAGAGATATCTTTTGAAAAGACAAAAGAAATGATAGGAAGAACCATTGATGTACTTATTGAGGGCTATTTACCTGAAGATAAAGTATATATTGGTAGAAGTTATAAAGACGCACCTAATGTAGATGGGTATGTTTTTGTAAAAGCTGATGAAGAAATTATTTCTGGAGAGATGATAAAAGTGCTAATTACAGAATCAAATGAATACGATTTAATCGGGGAGATGATTTAG
- the folD gene encoding bifunctional methylenetetrahydrofolate dehydrogenase/methenyltetrahydrofolate cyclohydrolase FolD translates to MAAKLIDGKKISNDIKEELKGKVAELKNKGITPTLAVVLVGKDEASKVYVSHKKKACEYIGIHSLSYEMSEETSEIELLNLINELNNKKDVHGILVQLPLPKGIDEQKVIKAIDPSKDVDGFHPESVGALSIGQVGFVSCTPYGIIELLKRSNIDIEGKECVVIGRSNIVGKPMGMLLLRENGTVTICHSRTKDLKEVTKRADILVAAIGKPKFVTKEFVKDGAVVIDVGIHRVDGKLCGDVDFDDVVEHVSAITPVPGGVGPMTIAMLMSNCVQSAERLG, encoded by the coding sequence ATGGCAGCAAAATTAATTGATGGTAAGAAAATTTCTAATGATATTAAAGAAGAATTAAAGGGAAAAGTAGCAGAATTAAAAAACAAAGGCATTACCCCAACTTTAGCAGTTGTTTTAGTTGGTAAGGATGAAGCTTCTAAGGTGTATGTATCTCATAAAAAGAAGGCTTGTGAATACATAGGTATTCACTCTTTATCTTATGAAATGTCAGAAGAAACTTCAGAAATAGAGTTATTAAATTTAATTAATGAATTGAATAATAAAAAAGATGTCCATGGTATTCTAGTTCAATTGCCATTACCAAAAGGGATTGATGAACAAAAAGTGATAAAAGCCATTGACCCAAGTAAAGATGTAGATGGTTTTCATCCAGAAAGCGTTGGTGCACTAAGTATTGGTCAAGTAGGTTTTGTTTCCTGTACACCGTATGGGATTATAGAGCTTTTAAAACGTTCTAATATTGATATAGAAGGCAAAGAATGTGTTGTAATTGGTAGAAGTAATATTGTAGGGAAGCCTATGGGTATGTTATTACTAAGAGAAAATGGAACGGTTACAATATGTCATTCTAGAACAAAGGATTTAAAAGAAGTTACTAAAAGAGCAGATATACTTGTGGCTGCAATTGGGAAGCCTAAGTTTGTAACGAAAGAGTTTGTTAAAGATGGAGCCGTTGTTATTGATGTTGGTATTCACAGAGTGGATGGAAAGCTTTGTGGGGATGTTGATTTTGACGATGTGGTCGAACATGTTAGTGCTATTACGCCAGTTCCTGGTGGGGTTGGGCCTATGACCATTGCAATGTTAATGAGTAATTGTGTGCAGTCTGCAGAGCGATTGGGTTAA
- a CDS encoding formate--tetrahydrofolate ligase has translation MKNDITIAQEAKLNLIEEVAKSIGVDYDDLELYGKYKAKFADSIWDKVGDNKNGKLVLVTAINPTPAGEGKTTTTVGLGQALGKLGQKAIIALREPSLGPCMGIKGGAAGGGYAQVVPMEDINLHFTGDIHAVTSAHNLVSAILDNHLQQGNLLEIDTRQIVWKRVMDMNDRALRNIVIGLGGKMQGVPREDGFIITVASEIMAILCLAEDINDLRERLSKIIIAYNFKGQPVTVNDLNITGALSVLLKDAIKPNLVQTLEHTPAIMHGGPFANIAHGCNSVRATKLALKLSDIVVTEAGFGADLGAEKFLDIKCRQSKLKPDAIVLVATIRALKYNGGVNKASLSEENLNALKTGIVNLEKHIENMQKYQVPIVVTLNHFVSDTDKEVNFVKEYCETLGCEFALSNVWEKGGEGGIELANKVLYTLQNKESHFKLLYEDSATIKEKVETVAREIYGAKDVIYSASAEKTIKQIKELGMEHLPICIAKTQYSLSDNKDLLGRPKDFTINVREMYVSAGAGFVVVVTGDVMIMPGLPKRPAAENIDMDQSGKIIGLS, from the coding sequence ATGAAAAATGATATTACAATTGCACAAGAGGCAAAATTAAATTTAATAGAAGAGGTAGCTAAATCAATTGGTGTAGACTATGATGATTTAGAGCTATATGGAAAATATAAAGCCAAATTTGCAGATTCAATTTGGGACAAAGTGGGAGACAATAAAAACGGCAAATTGGTACTTGTAACAGCAATCAATCCGACACCTGCAGGTGAGGGAAAAACAACCACTACTGTAGGATTAGGACAAGCTTTAGGTAAACTAGGCCAAAAGGCTATTATAGCCCTTAGAGAACCTTCATTAGGACCTTGTATGGGAATAAAGGGTGGTGCTGCAGGGGGCGGATATGCACAAGTCGTTCCTATGGAAGATATTAATCTTCATTTTACAGGGGATATACATGCCGTAACCAGTGCCCACAACTTAGTATCTGCAATTCTGGATAATCATTTGCAACAAGGGAATTTATTAGAAATTGATACAAGGCAAATTGTTTGGAAAAGAGTCATGGACATGAATGACAGGGCCCTTAGAAATATTGTAATTGGTCTTGGTGGGAAAATGCAAGGTGTCCCTAGAGAAGACGGTTTTATTATTACAGTAGCATCTGAAATAATGGCCATACTATGTCTTGCAGAAGATATCAATGATTTAAGAGAAAGATTAAGTAAGATTATAATTGCTTATAATTTTAAAGGTCAACCTGTTACTGTAAATGACTTAAATATTACAGGTGCTTTATCTGTGTTACTGAAAGATGCCATTAAACCTAATTTGGTTCAAACCTTAGAACATACGCCTGCCATTATGCATGGCGGACCATTTGCTAATATTGCACATGGTTGTAATAGTGTAAGAGCTACAAAATTGGCTTTAAAATTATCAGATATCGTAGTAACAGAAGCAGGATTTGGTGCAGACTTAGGAGCAGAAAAATTCTTAGATATCAAATGTAGACAAAGTAAATTAAAGCCTGATGCAATCGTATTAGTGGCAACTATAAGAGCTTTAAAATATAACGGTGGGGTAAATAAAGCAAGTCTTTCAGAAGAGAATTTAAATGCTTTAAAAACTGGAATAGTAAACTTAGAAAAACATATTGAAAATATGCAGAAATACCAAGTGCCTATTGTTGTAACCCTTAATCACTTTGTAAGTGATACAGATAAAGAAGTCAATTTTGTAAAAGAATATTGTGAAACACTGGGCTGTGAATTTGCTTTATCCAATGTATGGGAAAAAGGGGGAGAAGGTGGTATCGAGCTTGCCAATAAAGTCCTTTATACATTGCAAAACAAAGAAAGTCACTTTAAGCTTTTATATGAGGATTCAGCAACTATTAAAGAAAAAGTAGAAACAGTAGCTAGAGAGATTTATGGCGCAAAAGACGTGATTTATTCTGCAAGTGCAGAAAAAACAATTAAACAAATTAAAGAATTAGGGATGGAGCATTTACCTATCTGCATTGCAAAAACTCAATATTCTTTATCTGATAACAAAGATCTACTGGGAAGACCAAAAGATTTTACAATTAATGTGCGAGAAATGTATGTATCTGCAGGAGCTGGATTTGTGGTAGTTGTGACGGGTGATGTTATGATTATGCCTGGGCTTCCCAAAAGACCAGCAGCAGAAAATATAGATATGGATCAAAGTGGTAAAATAATAGGCTTAAGTTAA